In Blastopirellula sp. J2-11, a single genomic region encodes these proteins:
- a CDS encoding Fur family transcriptional regulator — translation MAKITEITMSEAREMVRGAGLRGTSCRLSVLQYLSSATTPLSHAEVAEELDAHGYDKSTIYRSLVELAEAGLLSRFDVGDHTWRFEFRRGESQDEGTEHPHFMCVTCGKVTCMDDVDIKLKATNKKTYTDITEVLLKGHCRECG, via the coding sequence GTGGCGAAGATCACCGAAATCACCATGAGCGAAGCTCGCGAGATGGTCCGCGGCGCAGGTCTGCGCGGAACATCGTGTCGCTTGAGCGTGCTGCAATATCTTTCGTCCGCCACCACGCCGCTGTCGCACGCCGAAGTCGCCGAAGAATTAGACGCGCACGGCTACGACAAATCGACGATCTATCGCAGCCTGGTCGAACTGGCCGAAGCGGGTCTCCTCTCTCGCTTCGACGTTGGCGACCATACCTGGCGATTTGAGTTTCGCCGCGGTGAATCACAAGACGAAGGGACCGAACACCCTCACTTTATGTGCGTCACCTGCGGCAAAGTGACCTGCATGGATGATGTCGACATCAAGCTGAAAGCGACCAATAAGAAGACCTACACTGACATCACCGAAGTGCTGCTCAAAGGACATTGCCGCGAGTGCGGGTAA
- a CDS encoding heavy metal translocating P-type ATPase has translation MSTQQIPDVALQRVSLHVPELDCAEEVRQLRVGLEPVAGIEQLDFDVLSGRMDVAYDDRHLTYEQLVDAVVNLGMTAKPFRKGGQSDVQQASLTRGKEIATAVAALFIIAGFVMHAVTAGSLLAALEGELFPAEAIPFTSYIVAALYLLGAISGAWYVAPKALMSARHFRADMNVLMCVAILGACLLTDFFEAAMVAFLFSLSLLLEQWSIARARRSISDLMTQTPPTAHVRCCSDDWKEKPLAEINVGQICLVKPGERAPLDGVITSGSPAINQAPVTGESIPVEKNVGDEIYAGTINGGSSFQFEVTHAAGDTMLDRIAKMIDDAHKQRAPSQQWVEKFSAYYTPLMMILAAAVMILPTLVLGMTQELTWALATEWFYNGLILLVIACPCALVIATPVSIICGLTAAARNGVLIKGGLALETFGRVDVLAMDKTGTITTGVPAVTQVAAQNGYDESEVLRIAASLEQQSNHPLATAIVQAAKERGLTLVEPNDFVEIAGRGASGGVDGAPAWVGSPAMARERLNDQEPLQTAASSVGIGSLVVVGREQELLGLIVLGDQIRAGAADVIAQLHKLGVKDVAVISGDNNAAVQQVAAEVGVDSWRGEQLPQDKIAAVRQLRGVGVIAMIGDGVNDGPALAAADVGIAMGAIGADAAIETADIALMSDEINKLPWLVGLARRTLQMIQFNIAFALCVKAIFVLLAIFGMTNLWLAIIADTGVSLLVIANSLRLLKSNQK, from the coding sequence ATGAGCACGCAGCAAATCCCCGACGTCGCGCTCCAACGGGTCAGCCTGCATGTCCCCGAACTCGACTGCGCCGAAGAAGTGCGCCAACTGCGCGTCGGCCTCGAGCCGGTCGCCGGGATCGAGCAACTCGACTTTGACGTCCTCAGCGGACGAATGGACGTCGCCTATGACGATCGCCATTTAACCTACGAGCAACTGGTCGACGCCGTCGTCAACTTGGGGATGACCGCCAAGCCGTTTCGCAAAGGGGGACAAAGCGACGTTCAACAAGCGAGCCTGACGCGCGGCAAAGAGATCGCCACGGCGGTGGCGGCCCTCTTTATCATCGCCGGATTTGTCATGCATGCGGTCACCGCAGGCAGCTTATTGGCGGCGTTGGAAGGAGAACTATTTCCTGCCGAAGCGATTCCCTTTACCTCTTACATCGTCGCCGCGCTCTATCTGCTCGGCGCAATCAGCGGCGCTTGGTATGTCGCTCCCAAGGCGCTGATGTCGGCGCGACACTTTCGCGCCGATATGAACGTCTTGATGTGCGTTGCGATTCTCGGCGCATGTCTGCTGACCGACTTTTTTGAAGCGGCGATGGTCGCGTTTCTGTTTTCGCTCTCGCTACTGCTGGAACAATGGAGCATCGCCCGAGCGCGGCGCTCGATTTCGGACCTGATGACGCAAACGCCGCCGACGGCGCATGTCCGCTGTTGCAGCGACGACTGGAAAGAGAAACCGCTCGCCGAAATCAACGTCGGACAAATCTGCCTGGTGAAACCGGGCGAACGAGCGCCGTTGGACGGCGTGATCACTTCCGGTTCGCCGGCAATCAATCAAGCGCCGGTCACCGGCGAATCGATCCCTGTCGAAAAGAACGTCGGCGACGAAATCTACGCCGGCACGATCAACGGCGGCTCGTCGTTTCAGTTTGAAGTGACGCACGCCGCCGGCGACACGATGCTCGATCGCATCGCCAAGATGATCGACGACGCGCACAAACAACGCGCTCCCAGCCAACAATGGGTCGAAAAATTCTCGGCTTACTACACGCCGTTGATGATGATCCTGGCCGCGGCGGTGATGATTTTGCCGACGCTGGTATTGGGCATGACCCAAGAGTTGACCTGGGCCCTGGCGACCGAATGGTTCTACAACGGCTTGATCTTGCTGGTGATCGCGTGTCCTTGCGCTTTGGTGATCGCGACGCCGGTCAGCATCATCTGCGGCTTGACCGCCGCGGCGCGCAACGGCGTGCTGATCAAAGGAGGCCTGGCGTTGGAAACCTTCGGCCGCGTCGACGTGTTGGCGATGGATAAGACCGGCACGATCACCACCGGCGTCCCTGCCGTGACGCAAGTCGCCGCCCAAAACGGCTACGACGAAAGTGAAGTGCTGCGAATCGCCGCTTCGCTCGAGCAACAAAGCAATCACCCCCTGGCGACGGCAATTGTTCAAGCAGCCAAAGAGCGCGGCCTGACGCTGGTCGAACCGAACGACTTTGTCGAGATCGCAGGCCGCGGCGCCAGCGGCGGCGTCGATGGCGCGCCGGCTTGGGTCGGCAGCCCTGCAATGGCGCGCGAGCGACTCAACGATCAGGAACCACTGCAAACCGCCGCGAGTTCCGTCGGAATTGGTTCGCTGGTCGTGGTCGGCAGAGAACAAGAGTTGCTCGGGCTGATCGTGCTCGGCGACCAAATTCGAGCCGGCGCCGCCGACGTGATCGCCCAACTGCACAAGCTGGGCGTGAAAGATGTCGCGGTGATCTCCGGCGACAACAACGCGGCGGTCCAACAAGTGGCCGCCGAGGTCGGCGTTGACAGTTGGCGCGGCGAGCAACTTCCGCAAGACAAGATCGCCGCGGTTCGTCAGCTGCGCGGCGTAGGGGTGATCGCGATGATCGGCGACGGCGTTAACGACGGGCCAGCGCTCGCGGCCGCCGATGTCGGCATCGCCATGGGGGCGATCGGCGCCGACGCCGCGATCGAAACGGCCGACATCGCGCTGATGTCCGACGAGATCAACAAGCTCCCCTGGCTGGTCGGCCTGGCGCGGCGGACTTTGCAGATGATTCAATTCAACATCGCGTTCGCGCTTTGCGTGAAGGCCATTTTTGTACTGCTGGCGATTTTCGGTATGACCAACCTGTGGCTGGCGATCATCGCCGACACCGGCGTCTCGCTGCTCGTGATCGCCAACAGTTTGCGGCTGCTCAAATCCAATCAAAAGTAA
- a CDS encoding ArsR/SmtB family transcription factor — protein MATLPNENIAEDTEDLVQDDQARISAASLFHALGDPARLHLAALLIHRELCVSQLAELVNDSLPAVSQRLKRLKQERIVRARREGKHVYYQLDDDHIAALVINALAHAEESS, from the coding sequence ATGGCAACCCTCCCCAACGAAAATATCGCGGAAGATACCGAGGACTTGGTCCAGGATGATCAGGCGCGCATCAGCGCCGCGTCCCTCTTTCATGCGTTGGGAGATCCGGCTCGGCTGCATCTGGCCGCATTATTAATTCATCGTGAATTGTGCGTTTCGCAATTGGCCGAGCTGGTCAACGACAGTTTGCCAGCCGTTTCGCAGCGTCTAAAGCGGTTGAAGCAAGAGCGGATCGTTCGCGCTCGCCGCGAAGGGAAACACGTCTATTATCAACTGGATGACGACCATATCGCCGCTTTGGTGATCAACGCGCTGGCGCACGCCGAGGAATCCTCATGA
- a CDS encoding peptidylprolyl isomerase, which produces MLRKLKRSMWLGSLILALMAISWLPATHADEAEAPIAPPTAAEKAAEEKVAPTVETKPAAEMPAKEEEAEEAKPAPVPGEKSAAFVKKFGEWKTLLAKLRGLQEDYRLADEDELVAIHKEYDETLDQGEKMMAEIKQSAVAAFEEAPGVNNDAINFMILSGHDAQKKDKNDEAYRIGRSLIDNGIENGPIYSMTIRSAFGADRFDEAVEVLEKAAELKKTTGDKDFAPSEEALGEARAATVYRDYWKKEQEIRAQEAEADDLPRVRLTTEKGDIVVELYENEAPQTVANFISLVKKGFYNGLSFHRVLENFMAQGGDPKGDGTGGPGYNIFCECYKPNFRRHFSGTLSMAHAGRDTGGSQFFLTFRPTPGLDGKHTAFGRVIEGMDVLTDIQRRDPEALDAATPDKIIKAEVIRDRGHDYKPTMVK; this is translated from the coding sequence ATGTTGCGGAAGTTGAAGCGGAGCATGTGGTTGGGGAGCTTGATCCTAGCGCTGATGGCGATCAGTTGGCTGCCGGCGACACATGCCGACGAAGCGGAAGCGCCGATCGCCCCCCCCACGGCCGCCGAAAAAGCGGCGGAAGAAAAGGTGGCCCCAACTGTCGAAACCAAGCCTGCAGCAGAGATGCCGGCCAAAGAAGAAGAGGCCGAAGAAGCGAAGCCGGCGCCTGTGCCGGGCGAAAAGTCGGCTGCGTTTGTCAAAAAGTTTGGTGAGTGGAAGACGCTGTTGGCCAAGCTGCGCGGCCTGCAGGAAGACTATCGCCTAGCCGATGAAGATGAGTTGGTCGCGATTCATAAAGAGTATGACGAGACCCTCGATCAAGGCGAAAAGATGATGGCCGAGATCAAGCAGTCTGCAGTCGCGGCGTTTGAAGAAGCGCCCGGCGTGAATAACGATGCGATCAACTTCATGATCTTGAGCGGTCATGACGCGCAAAAGAAAGATAAGAACGACGAAGCGTATCGAATCGGTCGCTCGCTGATCGACAATGGGATTGAGAATGGCCCGATTTATTCGATGACGATTCGCTCTGCATTTGGCGCCGATCGGTTTGACGAAGCGGTCGAAGTGCTGGAAAAGGCGGCGGAGCTTAAGAAGACGACTGGCGACAAAGATTTTGCTCCTAGTGAAGAAGCCCTGGGCGAAGCGCGAGCTGCGACGGTCTATCGCGACTACTGGAAGAAAGAGCAAGAGATTCGCGCCCAAGAAGCGGAAGCGGATGACCTGCCGCGCGTTCGTCTGACGACCGAAAAGGGCGATATCGTAGTAGAGCTTTATGAGAACGAAGCGCCGCAAACGGTCGCCAATTTCATCTCCCTAGTGAAGAAAGGCTTCTACAACGGGCTCTCGTTTCATCGCGTGCTAGAAAACTTTATGGCCCAAGGGGGCGATCCCAAGGGAGATGGCACCGGCGGTCCCGGCTACAACATTTTCTGTGAATGCTATAAGCCAAATTTTCGCCGTCACTTTAGCGGTACGCTGAGCATGGCGCACGCTGGACGAGATACCGGAGGGTCGCAATTCTTTCTCACGTTCCGGCCGACGCCGGGGCTCGATGGCAAGCATACGGCGTTTGGCCGCGTGATCGAAGGGATGGACGTGTTGACCGATATTCAGCGTCGCGATCCCGAGGCGCTCGACGCGGCGACGCCGGACAAGATCATCAAGGCCGAAGTGATACGCGATCGAGGGCACGACTATAAGCCGACAATGGTGAAGTAG
- a CDS encoding LysR family transcriptional regulator, whose protein sequence is MHVKSLKVFCDVVGQRSFSRAADENGISQSGASQVVHQLEERLGVKLIDRSKRPLVPTPEGEMYYHGCRQIVRRYYALEEDIRTFHEEVGGRVAVASIYSVGLSHMNDCVQEFLSKHPKANVRLQYQHPQTVVRMVASDQVDFGLVSYPRNTKAIKAVAWREEPMALVCSPQHELAGRSSVWLDELDGLDFVGFDSELQIRREMDRALSAHGAEAHVVMEFDNIETIKRAIEINAGISLLPTSTVVREVQSGTLVCVELEGRPLVRPLGIITRQGKELGKTARRFIQLLHDKAELSEAAKAAQVASETAPLFAESEDYSAAEDSAVESDIEHGVSSRA, encoded by the coding sequence ATGCACGTCAAATCGCTCAAAGTGTTTTGCGACGTCGTTGGGCAGCGTAGTTTTTCGCGGGCGGCAGACGAAAACGGCATCTCGCAGTCAGGCGCAAGTCAGGTGGTTCACCAACTGGAAGAGCGTCTGGGAGTGAAGCTTATCGACCGGTCGAAGCGCCCCTTGGTGCCGACTCCGGAAGGGGAGATGTACTATCACGGCTGCCGACAAATCGTGCGGCGGTACTATGCGTTAGAAGAGGACATTCGCACTTTCCATGAGGAAGTGGGAGGACGTGTCGCGGTGGCTTCGATCTATTCGGTCGGGCTCAGCCATATGAACGATTGCGTGCAAGAGTTCCTCTCGAAGCATCCAAAAGCGAACGTGCGGCTGCAATACCAACATCCGCAGACGGTCGTACGAATGGTGGCGTCGGATCAGGTCGACTTTGGTCTGGTCAGTTACCCTCGGAATACGAAGGCGATCAAAGCGGTCGCTTGGCGCGAAGAACCGATGGCGTTGGTTTGCTCTCCGCAGCACGAACTGGCGGGTCGTTCGTCGGTTTGGCTCGATGAGTTGGACGGGCTCGATTTTGTCGGCTTTGATTCTGAATTGCAGATCCGTCGCGAAATGGATCGCGCCTTATCGGCGCACGGCGCAGAAGCGCACGTCGTGATGGAGTTCGATAACATCGAAACCATCAAACGCGCCATTGAAATAAACGCCGGTATCAGCTTGCTGCCGACGTCAACGGTCGTCCGCGAAGTTCAATCAGGCACGCTTGTCTGCGTCGAACTGGAAGGTCGTCCGCTTGTGCGTCCGCTCGGCATTATCACGCGACAGGGAAAAGAGTTAGGCAAAACAGCCCGACGCTTTATCCAACTGCTGCACGATAAAGCGGAGTTAAGCGAAGCGGCGAAAGCGGCTCAAGTCGCTTCCGAAACGGCTCCCCTCTTCGCCGAATCGGAAGACTATTCCGCTGCGGAAGATTCCGCGGTGGAAAGCGATATCGAACACGGAGTTTCGAGTCGCGCGTAG
- the gltB gene encoding glutamate synthase large subunit — MAFASDSPRQQGRTERPGKQGLYDPAFEHENCGVGFVAHVKGQRSHQMVLDAETILINMDHRGACGCEPNTGDGAGMMTALPHEFLTKVAKSDLGAELPAAGQYAAGVVFLPQEEASRTFCKSAVEKYIVEGGQKLVGWRPVPTDSKKADIGPTALACEPAMEMLIIAAGDDVADQEDFERRVYTIRKRASQLRANDNLPQAKMFYICSLSTKVIIYKGMLTPAQLVPYYPDLSDEDFTTHLAMVHSRFSTNTFPSWDRAQPCRFMSHNGEINTLRGNKNWMAARQGVVASEIFGDDIDKLFPVVEPDCSDSGSFDNVLEFLQMSGRSLQESVMMMVPEAWQKHETMSEEKRAFYEYHSCLMEPWDGPASIVFTDGHYIGAVLDRNGLRPSRYYLTNDDRVIMASEVGVLPVDPAIVKEKGRLQPGRMFLIDFEEGRLIPDKELKDSFAKQRPYAKWLREQRIELAELSPKNEPHGFNPETLLERMQAFGYTSETMQFMLLPMIHQKRDPVGSMGNDSALACLSDKPRMLYDYFKQLFAQVTNPAVDSIREEVVMSLECYIGPEANLLETTPEHAHRLLVPHPILTNEELAALKHIDTRGWKSKTIDITFPLAEGKAGLTSALDRICDEAEQAIDDGFSLIVLSDRGLSADRVPVSTLLATGAVHHRLVNTAKRTRIGIVLETGEAREVHHFCLLVGYGADAINPYLGFESLWQAREDGLCDEEFADDDQIVSAYRKAVAKGILKVMGKMGISTLQSYKGAQIFEALGLQTEVIDRCFAGTASRVQGVDFGVLAEEHIRRHRLGYPERSEGQLPVLPNQGEFHWRAEGERHAWSPQAIASIQVAARTNSADAYKEFARTINEDSRNRCAFRGLLKFMDNPTPVPLDEVESAANIVKRFCTGAMSFGSISAESHESLAIAMNRLGGKSNTGEGGEDIARFTPMANGDSKRSAIKQIASGRFGVTINYLTNADELQIKISQGAKPGEGGELPGKKVDENIARIRHSTPGVGLISPPPHHDIYSIEDLSQLIHDLKNANPSARISVKLVSEVGVGTVAAGVAKAKADHILISGDTGGTGASPLTSIKHAGLPWELGIAEAHQTLVMNDLRSRVILQTDGGLKTGRDVVIAAILGAEEFGFATAPLITLGCIMMRKCHLNTCPVGIATQDPELRKKFSGKPEHVVNYLFMVAEDAREVMASLGVRTLNELIGRVDLLETDAAIQHWKSDGIDLTPLLSPPSKPHDKVEIFNTMKQDHGLQFALDNELIAKAMPSIESRNPIRFASKIININRAVGATLSHEIAKRHGENGLPDDSIHIDFTGSAGQSFGAFLARGVTLELEGDANDYVGKGLSGGRIMIYPPKVSSFQAEENMIVGNVCLYGATAGQAFFRGRAAERFCVRNSGAQAVVEGVGDHGCEYMTGGRLVCLGNTGRNFAAGMSGGIAYIWDVEEKLLKNCNLGMVELERLENQQDMTEVRTLIQLHQRYTGSLVAEQILSDWDNMIDRFVKVMPIDYKRVLMERMQHEEEEDVQLSGAESHG; from the coding sequence ATGGCTTTTGCGAGTGATTCGCCGCGTCAGCAAGGTCGCACTGAGCGTCCGGGCAAACAAGGCTTGTATGACCCCGCTTTCGAGCACGAGAACTGCGGCGTTGGGTTTGTCGCCCACGTCAAGGGCCAACGCTCGCATCAGATGGTTCTCGACGCCGAAACGATTCTCATCAACATGGACCATCGCGGTGCGTGCGGCTGTGAGCCGAACACCGGCGACGGGGCCGGCATGATGACTGCGCTGCCGCACGAGTTTCTGACCAAGGTCGCCAAAAGCGATCTCGGCGCCGAATTGCCGGCGGCTGGTCAGTACGCGGCTGGCGTCGTCTTTTTGCCGCAGGAGGAAGCGTCACGCACTTTCTGCAAATCGGCCGTCGAGAAGTACATCGTCGAAGGTGGCCAAAAGCTGGTCGGCTGGCGCCCTGTGCCGACCGATTCGAAGAAGGCCGACATCGGTCCAACCGCGCTGGCCTGCGAACCGGCCATGGAAATGCTGATCATCGCCGCCGGCGACGATGTGGCGGATCAGGAAGACTTCGAGCGTCGCGTTTACACCATTCGTAAGCGGGCCAGTCAACTGCGGGCCAACGATAATCTGCCGCAAGCCAAGATGTTCTACATCTGCAGCTTGTCGACCAAAGTGATCATCTACAAAGGGATGCTCACTCCGGCGCAGTTGGTGCCGTACTATCCCGACCTATCGGACGAAGATTTCACCACGCACCTGGCGATGGTTCACTCGCGGTTCAGCACCAACACGTTCCCCTCGTGGGATCGCGCTCAGCCGTGCCGCTTCATGTCGCATAACGGCGAAATCAACACGCTCCGCGGCAACAAAAACTGGATGGCCGCTCGCCAGGGCGTTGTCGCCAGCGAGATTTTTGGCGACGACATCGACAAGTTGTTCCCCGTTGTGGAGCCTGACTGCTCGGACTCGGGTTCGTTTGACAACGTGCTCGAGTTCCTCCAGATGTCGGGCCGATCGCTGCAAGAATCGGTCATGATGATGGTGCCCGAAGCTTGGCAAAAGCACGAGACGATGTCGGAAGAGAAACGCGCCTTCTACGAATACCATAGCTGCTTGATGGAGCCATGGGACGGACCAGCGTCGATCGTCTTTACCGATGGTCACTACATCGGCGCCGTGTTGGATCGCAATGGTCTGCGTCCCAGCCGCTACTATCTGACCAACGATGATCGCGTCATCATGGCCAGCGAAGTCGGCGTGTTGCCGGTCGATCCGGCGATCGTTAAAGAGAAGGGACGTCTCCAACCGGGGCGCATGTTCCTGATCGACTTTGAAGAAGGGCGCCTGATTCCTGACAAAGAGTTGAAAGACTCTTTCGCCAAGCAGCGTCCCTACGCGAAGTGGCTGCGCGAGCAGCGGATCGAACTGGCCGAACTAAGCCCCAAAAACGAGCCGCACGGATTTAATCCAGAGACGTTGCTCGAGCGGATGCAGGCCTTTGGCTACACCAGCGAAACGATGCAGTTCATGCTGCTGCCGATGATCCATCAAAAGCGCGACCCGGTCGGCTCGATGGGGAACGACTCGGCGCTCGCTTGTCTCAGCGATAAGCCGCGGATGCTGTATGACTATTTCAAGCAGCTGTTCGCCCAGGTCACTAACCCGGCGGTCGACTCGATTCGCGAAGAAGTCGTGATGTCGCTGGAGTGTTACATCGGCCCCGAAGCGAACTTACTGGAAACGACGCCGGAACACGCGCATCGATTGCTCGTTCCGCATCCGATTTTGACCAACGAAGAACTCGCGGCGCTCAAGCATATCGATACGCGTGGTTGGAAGTCGAAGACGATCGACATCACCTTCCCGCTGGCCGAAGGAAAAGCGGGTCTGACTTCGGCGCTCGATCGCATTTGCGACGAAGCCGAGCAAGCGATTGACGACGGCTTTTCGCTGATCGTCTTGTCGGACCGCGGCCTGTCGGCCGATCGCGTTCCGGTCAGCACGCTGTTGGCGACCGGAGCGGTGCACCATCGCCTGGTGAATACGGCCAAGCGAACTCGCATCGGTATTGTGCTGGAAACCGGCGAAGCCCGCGAAGTGCATCACTTCTGCTTGCTGGTCGGATACGGCGCCGATGCGATCAATCCTTATCTGGGATTTGAATCGCTCTGGCAAGCTCGCGAAGACGGACTGTGCGACGAAGAATTCGCCGACGACGATCAGATTGTCTCCGCTTATCGCAAAGCGGTCGCCAAAGGCATTCTCAAAGTCATGGGTAAGATGGGGATCTCCACGCTCCAGTCCTACAAGGGCGCCCAGATCTTTGAAGCGCTGGGTCTGCAAACCGAAGTGATTGATCGTTGCTTCGCCGGCACGGCCAGTCGCGTGCAGGGAGTCGACTTCGGCGTGTTGGCCGAAGAGCACATCCGCCGTCATCGTTTGGGTTATCCCGAACGAAGCGAAGGCCAACTGCCGGTCCTGCCGAACCAGGGCGAGTTCCATTGGCGAGCCGAAGGGGAGCGCCATGCGTGGAGCCCCCAGGCGATCGCCAGCATTCAAGTCGCCGCACGCACCAACAGTGCCGACGCCTACAAAGAATTTGCCCGCACGATCAACGAAGATTCACGAAATCGGTGCGCCTTCCGCGGACTGCTGAAGTTCATGGATAACCCGACTCCCGTTCCCTTGGACGAAGTCGAATCGGCGGCCAATATCGTCAAACGGTTCTGCACCGGCGCGATGAGCTTTGGCTCGATCTCGGCCGAATCGCACGAGTCGTTGGCGATCGCGATGAATCGCTTGGGCGGCAAGAGCAACACCGGTGAAGGGGGCGAAGATATCGCGCGCTTCACGCCGATGGCCAACGGCGACTCAAAGCGTTCGGCGATCAAGCAGATCGCGTCAGGACGGTTTGGCGTCACGATCAACTACCTGACCAACGCCGATGAGCTGCAAATCAAAATTTCGCAAGGCGCCAAGCCGGGCGAAGGTGGCGAATTGCCAGGCAAGAAGGTGGACGAAAACATCGCGCGCATCCGGCACTCGACGCCGGGCGTCGGCCTGATCAGTCCTCCGCCGCATCACGACATTTATTCGATCGAAGACTTGTCGCAGTTGATTCACGACCTGAAGAACGCCAACCCGTCGGCTCGCATCAGCGTCAAGCTGGTCTCCGAAGTCGGCGTGGGTACGGTCGCCGCCGGCGTGGCGAAAGCGAAAGCGGATCATATTTTGATCTCCGGCGACACCGGCGGAACCGGGGCCTCGCCGTTGACCAGCATCAAGCATGCCGGTCTGCCGTGGGAGCTGGGCATCGCCGAAGCGCACCAGACGTTGGTGATGAACGACCTGCGGAGCCGCGTCATCCTGCAAACCGACGGCGGTTTGAAGACCGGCCGCGACGTGGTGATCGCCGCAATCCTGGGCGCCGAAGAGTTTGGTTTCGCCACGGCGCCGCTGATCACGCTTGGTTGCATCATGATGCGGAAGTGTCACCTCAACACTTGCCCGGTCGGGATCGCGACGCAAGATCCGGAGCTGCGCAAGAAGTTCAGCGGCAAGCCGGAGCATGTGGTCAACTACTTGTTCATGGTCGCCGAAGATGCGCGGGAAGTGATGGCGAGCCTGGGCGTGCGAACGTTGAACGAACTGATCGGCCGCGTCGATCTGTTGGAAACCGACGCCGCAATCCAACACTGGAAGAGCGACGGCATCGATTTGACGCCGCTTCTTTCGCCCCCTTCCAAACCGCACGACAAAGTCGAGATCTTCAACACGATGAAGCAGGATCACGGGCTGCAGTTTGCGCTCGATAACGAGTTGATCGCCAAGGCGATGCCGTCGATCGAATCGCGAAATCCGATCCGCTTTGCTTCCAAGATCATTAACATCAATCGTGCCGTCGGCGCTACGCTGAGCCATGAAATCGCGAAACGTCATGGCGAAAACGGCTTGCCTGACGATTCGATTCATATCGACTTCACCGGTTCGGCCGGGCAAAGCTTCGGAGCATTTTTGGCTCGCGGCGTGACGCTCGAGCTGGAAGGAGACGCGAACGACTACGTTGGCAAAGGTCTCTCCGGAGGACGCATCATGATCTATCCGCCGAAGGTCAGCTCCTTCCAAGCGGAAGAGAATATGATTGTCGGCAACGTTTGCTTGTATGGCGCCACTGCGGGTCAGGCCTTCTTCCGGGGACGCGCCGCCGAGCGGTTTTGCGTTCGCAATAGCGGCGCCCAAGCGGTGGTCGAAGGAGTCGGCGATCATGGTTGCGAGTACATGACCGGCGGGCGATTGGTCTGCTTGGGCAACACCGGTCGCAACTTTGCGGCAGGCATGTCTGGAGGCATCGCCTACATCTGGGATGTGGAAGAGAAATTACTGAAGAATTGCAACCTCGGCATGGTGGAGCTGGAACGGCTCGAAAACCAACAAGATATGACCGAAGTGCGTACGCTCATTCAGTTGCACCAGCGCTATACCGGTTCGCTCGTCGCCGAGCAGATCCTGAGCGACTGGGACAATATGATCGATCGCTTCGTGAAAGTGATGCCGATTGACTACAAACGGGTGCTCATGGAACGCATGCAGCATGAAGAAGAAGAAGACGTCCAACTGAGCGGAGCGGAAAGCCATGGGTAA